CTCTTATTGTTGGatagaagcagagaaaatataGGATGTCTTCATGGTTGTTTTGAGATGACTTCTGTCAGTCTTGCTTGCACATCAAATACCATCTTGTTTCTCTGGACTGTTTTGCATAGCTGTTCTTTGTTCTacttcattttctctgtcttctgtAATTGTTTATCCAGCATGTATGCAGTGTGGCTTCCTGGTGGATAAGAGTTGTGGTGTGTACAGTCATTTCTTACTGGGTGAGAGTTGAGGGAGATTTCCTTTAGCTTGTAAGGCAGAGGGTGTCTTCTCAGAAGGGAGCCTGACTTTCAAGTAAGCTGGAAGTAGAGAAGTACATAATTACCAGTGCAAAATCTGGGGACAAAGTGGCTTTATGGCTGCTTTTACCTTTCCATGTCCTGTGGGACATGcccatttctgctgctgaattCTTAATTTCTCTTGGTTCCTTTGCTTTAATCCagtcttttggggtttttttgtctcttaGCCGTGATAGCCCTCTGTTTGATTTCATTGAGAGCTGCCTAAGAAACAAGCATGAGATGGTGGTGTATGAAGCTGCATCTGCCATCGTTAACCTGCCCAACTGCACTGCCAAGGAGTTGGCTCCAGCTGTCTCAGGTAAGTGTGGTACTCATGTCCATGGCAAGGGAATTATGAGTCTCTGGTGGTGATACCTGCTGATTGCCCCAAGAAACAAGGGCCTTGTGTACTTTCGGGCTTGTTATATTGCTCTATCCTTTGTTGCTttatgctgctgctgagagcctgTGGTGTGTGTGGATAGCTTTGTTCTTGTAAAGGTATTCCCTGGTGTGTGGGTTACTTCATGGGTCAGTTGTGGGAAAGGAGCAGGGTTTGCATAAAATGGAGAACAGCGGTTCAAATTAACTTAATAGGAAAGATGACGAAGGTGGTGAATTTCGCTTTCATAAGCAGCAGAGGATAGCAGCACTGTGGAAGAAGAGGGAGGTAGGTAAGAATTAGTTGTCAGCAGGGATGTGACAAAGGGAAAGGGGACAAGAAGAAGGGAGGAATCTCTTAAAGGTCCAATTCCTTCTTAGGCATTTTTCTAGTTATCTTATGTTTGCAACTGTCTCTTCACTGAAGCTCTTGCTTTAGGTATGAAATACTTCTCAAAAATAGAGTGCCTAAACATCTGCCTTTGTTGGTTTTCCCCCcttgcagttctgcagctgtTCTGCAGCTCCCCAAAAGCAGCACTAAGATATGCAGCTGTCCGTACCCTCAACAAGGTAGGAGCCAGTCTCGTGGGAGCTCCAATAGTGTCTCATGTGCAGGGAGGTGCAGACTTCAGAAGTAGAAGGCGGTCGATTATGCAATGATTTTGTGTGAATAACCTCTGTCTTGTGCTACAGCCTTACATTTCATTGCTTTGTGTCTGGAATAAAACCTCAAAGAGCactctgcagaaggaaaaaaaaactgatAATTTTCACTGGTCTCTTAGAATGCCACTGGTCTTAGTGTTACTGCTTTCCCTTCTGAGCTTCCCATGGTGACAAAGCTCCTTGTAAAACAGGGATCAAATCTTGATGATGCTTCTTGCCTGCTTCTGTGGTAGTCTTTGCTCcagcttttcccttctccttatATAAactctgtgaaagaaaaagagagaacagCAGCAGTTACAGTGTCTGGTAACTGCTGTGATTCTGCCCACGGAGCTGTTTTGCACAGATAGTCTGGCTGAATTTTTGTTGGGAGTTCGTAGCTTTCTTTTCTTACTATATAGAGGAAAACCAGAGcgttaaaaataataaaagattGTTCATTACTACTGCTTCTCTTCCAGCAAGGGGTGCAATTCTGCAGGAAACAACAGCTTGTTAACTTAACTCCAGATTAGCTGTTTGTCTGAGATATCGCTCATGTGCCACTTATTATAAGTCTATAAGAAATAAGTCTATACCACTTATTTCTATGGGAAGGAGCAAGTTTTGATGAGTTTTGCCAGCTGGGCCTTTTGCATCTGTTCAGAGATTTTCATTCTTCCTTTACTGCTGCAGGTGGCCATGAAACATCCATCTGCTGTGACTGCCTGTAACCTGGACCTGGAGAACCTTGTGACAGACTCCAACCGCAGCATAGCTACCCTGGCCATCACCACCCTGCTGAAAACTGGCAGTGAGAGCAGCATTGACCGGCTCATGAAGCAGATATCCTCTTTCATGTCAGAAATTTCAGATGAGTTCAAAGTAAGGAAGTGAGAGGAGGAGGGACACCCAGATTCCTGAAGAAACCTCATGGTCTTTGTccatgtttgtgtgtgtgctctAAACCTGCATGGAGGTGCttccagaagcagcagaatATTTGCAGGGAGGAGAAAGTATTTGAGGCTGTCTGCCTCAGTCCTACATCTCGAAAGTCGCATGCTCTCTTCTGGGGAGATGCCTCCTGAGAATCAAATCTCATTCCTCTTTCCAGTGAATGTGGCCTTACTTTAGGGTCTAGCCATGCATAAAGATCTATGTCCTCCAATTCTTAGGATTGTACCTCTTGCAACTGcatttgttaaataaataaagacaaaaacGTCATTTCCAGGCTAGGGAGGCCAGCACAAAATTGATACAATTGAGCTATTTTTTCCTGCATGGTGAAATAGAATTGTTTTTTACTTGCCCCTTGTCACAGACGACATGAAAAGATCCACATGAAGACACGCTGGTGagtgaagcaggaaaaggggcgagtttatttacaaaacccaattttatacatttcctatggggcctgtggattggatGATGGAAtcccacctctcaatccacattggtcaagccaactgttaatcaactttctcctcccacctaaaaatatgtaaacaatgaaagacagcaaaacatggccattgtttacAGTaaaaagtgtgataaagtaaaatttatGACTCCAATATGaggaacattacagaaggcttagaaaagtcttcaaaaccagggtgacagcccttttttcctgcaggtGGTAGTGGTGCAAGCCATCAACGCTCTGTGTCAGAAGTACCCTCGCAAACACACCATCCTCATGAACTTCCTCTTCACTATGCTTCGGGAGGAGGTAAGTTTGCAGGCAGCTGTCTGCCTTGCTTGTGTACATGAACAGTACTCTCAGGGTCAAGCTTTTACTGATAAGGCTGTGCAGTGAAAGCCTCTCTATAAAAGGTTTGCAGTCTAACTGCAGAAATGCCCAGCTGTGCACAATAGTTATAAGCATACTGCCAGGCATATTATTAATGTAGTTTTCagtctgtaatttttttttctgggagttTATTAATTCTCAAAGCAAATGTAAGCAACAGCAGATCTGTTGGCAGTCCATGTGTGTTTCAAATTTGAACCAGCTTTCTTTTGTACTTTGACAGCAAATTCCAAGAAGTTTTGTCTTGTACACAAAGATTCAGTAACAACCTATTTATTGATGACATGGGACCATTTTTGTTCTGgtgtctgtgctgtggcagtgcagggatCTTGAGTACCTTTAACCATTCTCTGCATTCAGTcagaaaaaattgcagaaagACAGCTTTACAGAGGTTTGCTGAGGCTGTTTCTAAATGAGCAAACatgcctgcagcacagctggcaccaCTGCTTGCTCAGACATCACTTTCTGCCAATTACAGCCTCTCAGGAGCAAACCAGAGCATCTCACTTTTCTCCTATGAAAAATGGACTACTCTCCTTTCCCAGATTTTCTGTGGGTGGATGGCATAATTTTGAATGTGCTTTTGTACTTCAAAGCATTctgttttaaagcttttttaatCCAAAGTAGCTCCAGAAAGATCCAAATGTCCGGTACTGTGCATGTGACTGGCAGAGGATAGTGTGCAGTTTAATCCCTTGGTGTGTATTGAGAACATTAGTAAATAATGTCTGAAGATAACCAAGCATTACTGGCATGTCAGGCTGTGGCTGTACCAGGGAAGGTATTGATTGTCTATCATGCCACGCTAATGGTGCTATTTGCTGTGTCCTGCTATGGCAGATATGATCCTTCATACATTTCTCTTGTGATTCATCCTCGGATGTCTAGAGCTAAAGGGAAGAGGGTTGAGGGTTTTCTCCTCCCATATGGCTGTTTTTAAGCACCAATTCTAGCAGCAGAGGATTTTGATGGAGATAAAAACACTTGATCCAGATGAATCCTTTTATACATGGGTTAggacttggggttttttttctccagtgcaGCCATTCTGAAGGGAGTTGGCAAGACAGCTTGAATATTAGCTGGCCCTCTGGGTGTAAAGAGTGTCAAAAGTGAGGGCAGAATTACTGTCCTCTTCCTTTCAAACACACATTAGAAAGTGCTGAGTGTGAGTGGCCTTTCAAGGGAATGTTTCTCCTGTCTGGCTAGCTCAGTCTCTAAAATACTTGGAGATTTCCAGCTGAGCAGttccctttttctcctcagGGCGGCTTTGAATACAAGAGAGCCATTGTGGATTGCATCATCAGCATTATTGAGGAGAACTCAGAGAGCAAAGAGACAGGCTTGTCTCACCTCTGCGAATTCATTGAGGACTGCGAGTTCACTGTGCTGGCCACTCGTATCCTCCACCTCTTGGGTCAGGAAGGGCCCAAAACCAACAATCCCTCCAAATATATTCGCTTCATCTACAACAGGGTTGTTCTGGAGCATGAAGAAGTCCGGGCAGGTAAATGACAGACCTGCAAAGCTCTCTGCCCTTGGACAGATCTTCAGGGAACCATAGTGTATGAATGCCTCTGCTTCTGAGAGCTGTGATTTGCTCTAGGCCTGAGCAAATAGTTTTATACAGCAAAGATCTTGCAGTAGTATTGATGGTAGAGGCAGCCTGTGGCTGAGAAGTGGGAAGGAATATGCACTGGTTCTGAAACTAGACAAAGATTTGTGGGCACTTCACCTCTGCTTCTTTCTAGTCACAGTTTTACTAGTGTACACAGTTTACTGGTTTAGCATCTTTGACATGGCATTTGATCAAGGCCAAGAAATGGAGGAAACTTCAGCCTGCTTTCTAACTCTGTGTTCATGACTTTTGCTACAGGTGCTGTAAGTGCCCTGGCCAAGTTTGGAGCTCAGAATGAGGAGATGTTACCCAGTATCTTGGTGTTATTGAGAAGGTCAGTTGTGCCTCAGAGTTTTTCAACATCCTAGGTGAAAAACCCTGTTTGCTTGTGAGCTTGTCTAGTCTCTCCTACCTGTGTGTCTGAGAAAGTGTAGGGGGTACCCATGATCCTGTGATAGGATCACCATTGCATTCAGCACCACAAAGTGGACAGAAGCTACGTGTGGCAGATTACTGCTAATACAATTACTAGGAGATTGCTGGATCTCCCCATGGCATGCTTTTTTCTGGCCCTGTGATGTGTCTTAGTCATGTGGATTCTGAAGAAAGTTTTCCACTTTCAGGTGTGTGATGGATGATGACAATGAAGTGAGAGACAGAGCCACCTTCTACCTGAATGTTCTGGAGCAGAAGCAGAAGGCCCTCAATGCTGGCTACATCTTGAATGGTACTGCAGGAAGGCCTTAAAACAAGTCTGCACCTCTTTCTTGGTTTAACAAGAGTTAATCTAAAGACCTGGCATTGTTGTGGTTTCAGAGAcctgtcccttctctccccAGGATTGACAGTGTCCATCCCTGGCCTGGAGAGGGCTCTGCATCAGTACACACTGGAGCCCTCTGAGAAACCCTTTGACTTGAAATCTGTTCCTTTGGCAACAGCTCCTATCATCGAGCAAAGAGCAGGTGAGGAATCAGGTCCCCTGAATGCTAGTGATTCCCTACATTGGGCTTGCTGGCAGTTGCTGAGCTCTATCCTATTTGAATTTTGTGGGATTGCATCTTCTGGAAAGACCAAGACCTGCAAATCTGGTTGCTCCCACATTAATGTTTCAGCTTAGTCCAACTGCTAATAATAGTAGTAGTTGGCAATCCTCACTGGAGCTGCGGCACTTCTAAAGCTGCTTAGGAAGCCAGATACAGGTGTCTAGTCTAtatcaaatgaaaaatgagcTACCTTGCTTTCCTTAATCAAATCCTTCTCCAGACATtgatctgttttctgttttagtaATTTCTTACTCTTTGCCTTGAAatcttttgggtttgtttttgtttgattgttttcatttgcagaaaATGCCCCTGTTGCTGTAGTGAAACAGCCAGAGAAAATGGCAGCAACACGGCAAGAAATATTCCAAGGTAAATTGATGCAAGGCCTCTTCTCAGTCCATGTGTGAGAACTCTGTAGCCACCTCTTGCTGAGCCTGCCTTACCCCTCTGGCTTCTCTCACCTTGCAGGGAGTGATATGGGCTCCCAACTTAAGGTCAACTGTTTACTCCTGGAGGGTGGGGGCATCTGCGGTCCTCTTTTTCCTGTCTTGCAGTAGATGTGAGCAAAGGACAACtccttaatttaaaaagtctctAGGGAATGATTATGAGTATTTGATGGATATTTCcttgctgtagcagcttctggCAGCTGAAACAAGGGTTTTGAAACTGCTAACACCTCCTTATGTCTTGAGGAAGGCAGTAACTTGTGTCCTCTATTTCAGAGCAACTGGGGGCCATCCCAGAGTTTCAGGAGCTGGGCCCACTCTTCAAGTCTTCCCCAGAGCCTGTGGCCctgacagagctggagacagagtATGTGGTTCGTTGCACCAAGCATACCTTTGTCAACCACATGGTGTTCCAGGTAGGTAGCTGTGGGGTGTGGTGCTGAAGACTCTTAGAAGATAAGCTCCTGACTGGCTAAAAGCTTCATTGTGTAAACATGTCTCAGGGATATAATAGAATCATAGCCTGAGTTGGAAGTTACTTTAAAGATAATCTGGTTTcagcccccctgccatggacagggacacctttcactagaccaggtttctcagaactccatccaacctggccttgaacacttctggaGATGCAGCACACACAGTCTGTGTTCAAAGCACAGCATTGCAATAAGTAGTCCTTAGTTTCTTATCCATGGTAGAACCCCAGAGAAAATTAATAAAGGTGGTGGAGTGTGTCAGAGCAATGTTTACAGGTACAGTCAAATCCTTCAAGCACTAGGTGAGGCCTTTCTCACTGAGGAGTTGGCAAGGGGACACGTGTTCTTTCTTCAGAGTCCCCAAGTGCATGGTTTGGGCATGAAAAAGTGAAGCTTACTGCATCTGAGAAGCTGAAAAGGATACCCAAGAAAGGGATCCAGTAGGGGAGAACTCTTCATCTGCTATGTTTTATTTTAGCCAggtgctttcttctgtatatcCTAGATTTGGCTGTACCACCCTTCTGTGACATGTGAGTTGTTAGTATTGATGTGCTAGTCCCCTTGCCTGGGCTTCAGGGAGTCTGAGACACAGCGAGTCCTTTGCTAGCTTATGAGCAACAGTGTTTTGTCCTTAGCCAGCTCCCTTCTCAAAGCTCAGAACTGCTTACACAGCCCTCACAGCGGTTGACCTTTGTCTGGTATCCGTCCACCTGTTGCAATTGTATGAGCTTAAGAGATTTGGAATTGCAGTGGGAATGAAGTCTAATTAGCAAGTTTAGACTTGCTGAAAACATCAAGCTTGCTGAAACTTGCTCAAGCTGTACCTTGTTCAAGTCATGCAAAGGATCATCTTGCCATCTGCTGTGAAGGTATTGTGTCCCTGTAGCTTCAGGTGGGATGATGTAAGCAACACAGTACTTGCATTTCTGTAGAGCAAAGAATTAACCCAGGAATGACTGGAAATTGGAGAAAAAAGTTCCATACTAACTGGTGGAACTGAAACAGGCAAAATCTGACACATCCCTGCCCTCAGTGAATTTGTGATCCTGTCTGAATTGCAGAGGGCAGGCCTTGGACTGGTGTGTGTTGGTTCATTTTATGTCTTGTTTCCTTGAAAAATGTTTGCTGGAGCACTGGACTCCCCAGCAGGGTTTTAGTTTCTCCCCTAAGGCATTTAAATGAGCACTCTTTTGTCAAATTGATCTGTATTGAGCCAGCCAATAGTGAGGTGCACCATGGAAACACAGAGAACTGGGGTTCATGGGCTGACACCAGGCTCCCACTGTGCCTAAGCTAAGTGTGCTGTTCAATGAGTAGTGAGCAGCTTCAAGCTGTTGCTGCTTTCCCCCTTCCTGTTTAGTTTGACTGCACAAACACCCTGAATGATCAGATCCTGGAGAATGTCACAGTGCAGATGGAGCCAACGGAGGGGTATGAGGTCATTGGCTATGTACCTGCCAAAACCCTGGTGTACAACCAGCCGGGTACGTGCTACACACTGGTGGCACTGTCTGAAGAGGATCCAACAGCAGGTAAACAGTCTGCaatcttttttcctgtattgCTTATCCCACACATTCTACCTTACATCCCAGCAAGGTATTTATAGCCTGTGTGTGGGTGCAGCCCTGAGTGATGCTGAGCACAACTTGTCTTTGCTGTTTTAGGGGCTGTCaagccttccttctcctctgctggttCCCTTGTGCTGTAGTACTGCCAAGCTGGGCTGtgagagctggcagaggagtTGTCTTTTACACACCCTGCCATGTCCTTCAGCCTTTCTTTGTGTTAGGCAAAGGGGAGGCTGATGCTTGTAACGTGCTGAGAGTGACCAGATGCTCTGAGTAGCAAAGAGGTTATTTCAGACAAACTGCTGGAATTTATGGGATGTCTGTTGGAATTGAACATCCCCCTCTCTGTTTGCCACTATCCAGAACATGAATCAGGCTTTACCTGTGCTTTGGTCTCCCTGGTTTGTGCTCTGGAACTGCTCTCCTGTTGTGTTGCTGCTGTTCACTCAGCAGTACCCATCTTCTAGGGATGAGTCATTgcttcctctcccagctgaatGGTATTAATGAACTGCAGCATTGGAGTGCAAGGGGCTTTCATTTCAGAGGCTCATGAACTGATCCTATGTGGATCTTGCCTCTTCACAAGGTACTAGTGGGACATGTTTAGTTAGTATTCCCAACACAATGTGAGGTTCATTAGTAATAACACTTGATCTGAGAATTGTGGTCTTGTACAACCATCATAAGCCTGTCTTTATCATTGCTTGCttaatattataaataaatagctTGTCCTTGAGAGACAGAAACTGTTGGAGAGCTCTCTCTAGGTCAGTGGCTAAGCCTGTGCTCCTGACCATGACAGGGAGAGCCTGGCTGCCCCAAACCTCCCAGCTCCATTCTACCTCAGGGGAGTGTGGATATGGTGGTAATGTGagctttgccttttctttcttgtctccAGTGGCATGCACGTTCAGCTGCATGATGAAGTTCACTGTCAAGGACTGTGATCCCAACACGGGTGAGACGGACGATGAGGGTTATGAGGATGAGTATGTGGTAAGAAGCTGGGCATGTACCTGATCATGGAAACTGCTGTCGTTTTGTGGGATTTTGCAATCTGAGTTTGGATCCCTGCAAACACTGATGTGACCACCAACACTGAGGTGGGTGGGCAGCATCATGTAGAGGGAGCTCTTGCTGTCTCTGATGCAGAGGGGAGTTTGCAGAGCTTCCTTTGTCTCATTTGGAGTATTCTCCTGTTGCACTGTAGATGGACACCTGACTTTGCAGGATATGTATGTTTTGGGAGGCCATGGTGCATCCTCCAGGTTTGGCTGACTGTGCCCTACTGGGTTCCAGCAATGGCACACTCAGGGTTATGGAGACAGAGGGCTATTGGGCATCTTTTGTTCTCCACAAGTTGCTCCTGTGGTGGCACGGTTAATTGTCTAGAGGCTTGCCTGGCACAGGAAAGTTGCCATCCTTCTTATTCTGAGGAAGGGGGAGctcttccctccccagcactgacACTGCTGAAAGCAGTGGTGCTGCAGAAGCACCTGTCTTCCTTGGAGAGGATGTTGTTCACAGCCTCAGCTTGGCCTTTTAGCTCCAGAGactgttttctctgtgttgCCTGTCCGTGCTGTGAATCTGATTAGAGGCACTGCTGTGCAGTGAGTTACTGTCTTCACAGGAGTGGAGAGAGTTTTTCACAATGGAACATACAAAGTTAACGCTTCTTTCAGCTTCCTACCAGTCACCAAGGCGATACTTAAACAAACTCTTCCATGTGTTTCAA
This portion of the Prinia subflava isolate CZ2003 ecotype Zambia chromosome 14, Cam_Psub_1.2, whole genome shotgun sequence genome encodes:
- the COPG1 gene encoding coatomer subunit gamma-1, whose product is MLKKFDKKDEEAGGCPNPFQHLEKSAVLQEARVFNETPINPRKCAHILTKILYLINQGEHFGVMEATESFFAMTKLFQSNDPTLRRMCYLTIKEMSSIAEDVIIVTSSLTKDMTGKDDNYRGPAVRALCQITDSTMLQAIERYMKQAIVDKVPSVSSSALVSSLHLLKTSYDVVKRWVNEAQEAASSDNIMVQYHALGLLYHVRKNDRLAVNKMLSKFTRHGLKSPFAYCMMIRIASKLLEEEAGSRDSPLFDFIESCLRNKHEMVVYEAASAIVNLPNCTAKELAPAVSVLQLFCSSPKAALRYAAVRTLNKVAMKHPSAVTACNLDLENLVTDSNRSIATLAITTLLKTGSESSIDRLMKQISSFMSEISDEFKVVVVQAINALCQKYPRKHTILMNFLFTMLREEGGFEYKRAIVDCIISIIEENSESKETGLSHLCEFIEDCEFTVLATRILHLLGQEGPKTNNPSKYIRFIYNRVVLEHEEVRAGAVSALAKFGAQNEEMLPSILVLLRRCVMDDDNEVRDRATFYLNVLEQKQKALNAGYILNGLTVSIPGLERALHQYTLEPSEKPFDLKSVPLATAPIIEQRAENAPVAVVKQPEKMAATRQEIFQEQLGAIPEFQELGPLFKSSPEPVALTELETEYVVRCTKHTFVNHMVFQFDCTNTLNDQILENVTVQMEPTEGYEVIGYVPAKTLVYNQPGTCYTLVALSEEDPTAVACTFSCMMKFTVKDCDPNTGETDDEGYEDEYVLEDLEVTVADHIQRVLKPNFGAAWDEVGDEFEKEETFTLSAIKTLEEAVNNIVKFLGMQPCERSDKVPDNKNSHTLYLAGVFRGGHDLLVRSRLVLTDTVTMQVTARSAEELPVDVIMASVG